A single uncultured Methanolobus sp. DNA region contains:
- a CDS encoding M48 family metalloprotease gives MKRPKIHLFESSVPVIFTVGSKKSSHIVVSRRLLDLLEDDELEVILARELVRIKEGNVSQNTFVALVAGIIASFSTTALWMAMLAGFGQEEDPAPKFIRFVVMGIVMLPCSLIVYAGASDSTSKADVEVVKVMKNKDVLSSALKRLHNDILLNSREYFNPGHVHLYVMNPVKVNSFFDLHLSLFDMKPDLSTRLNSIAEVNGGISQEKLIRKRLDGVEV, from the coding sequence GTGAAAAGGCCGAAAATCCATTTGTTTGAATCTTCGGTTCCTGTAATTTTCACAGTTGGTTCAAAAAAAAGCTCTCATATTGTTGTTTCCCGCAGATTGCTGGATCTTCTGGAAGATGATGAACTGGAAGTGATCCTTGCCAGGGAACTGGTTCGCATAAAAGAAGGCAATGTATCCCAGAATACTTTTGTGGCACTGGTTGCAGGCATTATTGCATCATTTTCGACTACTGCTCTATGGATGGCTATGCTGGCTGGTTTTGGACAGGAGGAAGATCCTGCACCAAAATTCATACGGTTTGTTGTTATGGGTATTGTTATGCTTCCGTGTTCCCTTATTGTTTATGCAGGTGCCTCTGATTCAACATCAAAAGCTGATGTTGAAGTTGTAAAGGTAATGAAGAATAAGGATGTATTATCATCTGCATTAAAAAGGTTACATAATGATATACTTCTTAATTCCAGGGAGTATTTTAACCCCGGGCATGTTCATCTGTATGTTATGAATCCTGTAAAGGTCAATTCCTTTTTCGATCTTCACCTTTCTCTTTTTGATATGAAGCCTGATCTTTCAACACGTCTGAATTCCATTGCAGAGGTAAATGGTGGTATCAGTCAGGAAAAACTAATTAGAAAAAGACTGGATGGAGTTGAGGTTTGA
- the artC gene encoding archaeosortase C, whose protein sequence is MQAENKNIILILLVLALFTGATIEISEGSTFVGIILFILTAFLISKIKLTGTKGFQTSKIYLIVGVSIIAADLVFNYLRNSGLGTLDSMVFFLGASLIAMGTGKKDIKQLGEFGFYISSVFTGLYLVFYSLFGYFNIDFLHLFDHYFVLMPTVAIIKIMGIPIEIVATETVVLYGAEPMTIVIGGPCSGLYSMFLLIGIVAGYSRIEKMDMKRTLRLLGLAVFIAYIANLIRVLILYISAYLYGMDFMMIVHTHIGWMIFAVTAGGIMYIVNRK, encoded by the coding sequence ATGCAGGCTGAAAATAAAAATATAATCTTAATACTGTTAGTACTAGCACTTTTCACAGGAGCCACAATTGAAATCAGTGAAGGATCAACGTTTGTTGGTATAATTCTCTTTATTTTAACTGCATTTCTGATATCAAAAATAAAATTAACGGGAACAAAAGGCTTTCAGACTTCAAAGATTTATCTCATTGTAGGTGTATCCATAATAGCTGCAGACCTAGTGTTTAATTATCTAAGAAACAGTGGATTAGGAACACTGGATTCGATGGTATTTTTCCTCGGAGCTTCATTAATAGCAATGGGCACAGGAAAAAAGGATATTAAGCAACTTGGAGAATTTGGATTTTATATATCATCAGTATTTACTGGACTTTACCTAGTATTTTATTCATTATTTGGATATTTTAATATTGATTTTTTACATCTTTTTGACCATTATTTTGTTTTGATGCCAACAGTAGCAATTATTAAAATAATGGGGATCCCCATAGAGATAGTAGCCACAGAAACTGTTGTATTGTATGGTGCTGAGCCTATGACAATAGTAATTGGCGGCCCATGCTCCGGACTTTATTCAATGTTCCTGCTGATAGGCATTGTTGCTGGCTATTCCAGGATAGAAAAAATGGATATGAAAAGGACATTGAGGTTGTTAGGTCTTGCAGTCTTCATCGCATATATTGCAAATCTGATAAGAGTACTAATTTTGTACATCAGTGCATACCTCTATGGAATGGACTTTATGATGATAGTTCACACACATATAGGCTGGATGATCTTTGCAGTTACTGCAGGCGGTATCATGTACATTGTCAACAGAAAATAG
- a CDS encoding DUF1616 domain-containing protein, giving the protein MFGKNKCRYTQDLKIIYLISLLSIVFILVPPFSETPLRIPFALLLIFFLPGYAFISAMFPGKREISGIERFTLSVGFSIVIMVFDGFLISLTVWKFRPNSITISLVLLTFMFGIIAYLARKRIPAEEQFSFSFKNFIQSLTTPDTCTTDMETGDTVCYEEDMEDKRFAARNRKKVSSMHKPSRDMKKPALQTSEKISPEITKTLIIAMVLSIIVAGSMFAYAKATREKETFTTLYILGPDGKAENYPENFSTSDPIQIIAGVENFEYAKVNYTLEIILDGTTLNTMDITLDNKEKWEKELTITPAKSKQGKQKLELALYKEDSEGRSYRTVHLWVNQVLITEPVKTEEHDVIDFVEIINPSMESEDGWEFITTNDTIASGYYMNGSGIYSSHGFVINASYEGIANQYNTHTLQQVIYSDESASVILSCYLKDTYTKGTADKDETQSKRIVFNRELVWTDGVNGDEGWQHIEVPVTLQEGNNTLSFILLQGRLQDMKPVELIIDEVSFIPESALSPYLREDNTVEFDLPTSKVSPLPKTSNPRFTVEWNGTDSGSGIYYYDIQYSTDGVAWNNWITKTTRTAAEFEGKQGTTYYFRSLAVDNALNKEITDSNPDASTTIDSSAPEIELDITPNPATETTYITVDSNKELSEVTCIITPQNFGSAETIELGTDDYITWSSKYTIKVQDTFDIEVIATDYSNNTAYTFGTLYTDESLEELTITVIPEKTSDDAELRISSSTALEKEPTVTIIDRYGYEIDATYESKDENEYTYSIDIEDDTHDGVARIIAKAKTLNNEQLYEEDTFVIDREEPVIESYSPKDGDTISTGTYTITASYTDDRTGIDKTKLVLKVNGVDVTSDTEIGYSSLFYLANDLLEGENTIELTVFDQAGNSVNEEWTFYVS; this is encoded by the coding sequence ATGTTTGGCAAAAATAAATGCAGATACACCCAGGATCTGAAAATAATATACTTGATATCACTTCTATCAATAGTGTTTATCCTGGTTCCGCCTTTCAGTGAAACCCCATTGAGGATACCTTTTGCACTTTTATTGATATTCTTTTTACCAGGGTATGCCTTTATTTCTGCTATGTTCCCAGGAAAACGGGAAATATCAGGAATTGAAAGATTCACATTAAGCGTTGGTTTTAGTATTGTTATAATGGTTTTCGATGGATTTCTTATCAGCCTTACTGTATGGAAATTCAGGCCAAACTCGATCACTATTTCACTTGTATTACTTACATTCATGTTTGGGATCATAGCCTACCTGGCAAGAAAACGCATTCCTGCCGAAGAGCAATTTAGTTTTTCGTTCAAGAACTTCATTCAATCCCTCACTACGCCAGATACATGTACAACTGATATGGAAACTGGAGACACTGTATGTTATGAAGAGGATATGGAAGACAAGCGTTTTGCTGCAAGGAACAGGAAAAAAGTCTCCTCAATGCACAAACCATCCAGGGATATGAAAAAACCTGCTTTACAGACCAGTGAAAAAATATCCCCTGAGATAACAAAAACCCTCATTATAGCAATGGTACTTTCAATAATTGTTGCCGGTTCGATGTTCGCCTACGCAAAAGCTACCAGGGAAAAAGAAACGTTCACAACATTATACATACTTGGTCCTGATGGCAAAGCTGAGAACTACCCGGAAAACTTCTCAACAAGTGATCCGATACAGATCATAGCAGGAGTAGAGAACTTTGAATATGCAAAAGTTAACTACACACTTGAAATAATTCTGGATGGAACTACGTTAAACACAATGGACATAACTCTTGATAATAAAGAAAAATGGGAGAAAGAGCTCACAATAACTCCTGCCAAATCAAAACAAGGCAAACAAAAACTAGAGCTAGCATTATATAAAGAGGATTCTGAAGGTCGCTCATATAGGACAGTTCATCTCTGGGTCAACCAGGTACTTATCACTGAGCCAGTAAAAACAGAAGAACATGACGTAATAGACTTTGTAGAAATAATAAATCCATCCATGGAATCTGAAGACGGATGGGAGTTCATCACAACCAATGATACCATTGCATCAGGATACTACATGAATGGTTCTGGAATTTATTCATCTCATGGATTTGTCATTAATGCAAGTTATGAAGGAATTGCTAACCAGTATAATACACACACACTGCAACAGGTGATATATAGTGACGAATCTGCCAGTGTTATTCTTTCCTGCTACCTGAAGGACACATACACTAAAGGTACTGCAGACAAAGATGAAACTCAGTCTAAGAGAATAGTGTTCAACAGAGAACTTGTCTGGACTGACGGTGTTAACGGTGATGAGGGCTGGCAGCATATTGAAGTGCCTGTAACATTGCAGGAAGGCAACAATACCCTTTCATTCATACTTCTACAGGGAAGACTTCAGGATATGAAACCAGTTGAACTTATCATCGACGAAGTTAGTTTCATTCCTGAATCAGCACTTTCACCATACTTAAGAGAAGATAACACGGTTGAATTCGACCTTCCAACATCAAAAGTATCCCCACTTCCAAAGACAAGTAACCCCAGGTTTACTGTAGAATGGAATGGAACTGATTCCGGATCAGGAATTTATTATTACGACATCCAATATTCCACAGATGGTGTCGCATGGAATAACTGGATCACAAAGACTACCAGAACAGCAGCAGAATTTGAAGGTAAACAGGGAACTACATATTATTTCAGATCCTTAGCGGTTGATAACGCACTAAATAAGGAAATTACCGATTCAAATCCAGATGCAAGCACTACCATAGATAGTTCTGCACCTGAAATAGAACTGGATATTACACCAAATCCTGCAACCGAGACAACATACATAACTGTAGATTCAAACAAGGAATTGTCTGAAGTAACATGTATAATCACCCCGCAAAACTTCGGTTCTGCAGAAACAATAGAACTTGGCACAGATGACTACATAACATGGAGCAGTAAATATACGATCAAAGTCCAGGATACATTCGATATTGAAGTAATCGCGACAGATTATTCCAACAATACTGCATATACTTTTGGTACTTTATACACTGATGAGTCATTAGAAGAACTAACAATAACAGTGATCCCAGAAAAGACGTCAGATGATGCAGAACTGAGGATATCATCGTCTACAGCTTTGGAAAAAGAACCAACTGTAACTATAATAGATAGATATGGATATGAAATAGATGCTACCTATGAAAGCAAGGATGAAAATGAATATACATATAGTATCGACATAGAAGATGATACCCACGATGGTGTAGCAAGGATCATTGCAAAAGCTAAGACATTAAATAATGAACAGCTTTACGAAGAAGATACTTTTGTAATTGACAGAGAAGAACCTGTTATAGAAAGTTATTCTCCTAAGGATGGAGACACCATCTCTACAGGCACATATACGATAACTGCATCATATACTGATGACAGGACAGGTATCGACAAGACAAAATTAGTATTAAAAGTAAATGGAGTAGATGTAACTTCGGATACAGAGATAGGATATAGTTCTTTGTTCTACCTGGCTAACGATCTACTTGAAGGGGAAAACACCATAGAATTAACTGTATTTGATCAGGCAGGCAATTCAGTAAATGAAGAATGGACATTCTACGTGTCATAA
- a CDS encoding ISH3 family transposase yields MAVNNSSVHSASKHYHEIPCETSLRYHLKKLNLEELIKVNESILLQAFISTLKAEKKYEFAIDFTNDPYYGTTDSSNEDYVIRSLAKKSTNSFYSYVSLSIINKNKMYTIAVLPVEKKKTKVDYLTYFMDLIGKLNFNIKVLCLDREFYSVDVFEFLQNRDIPHIIPIVKRGNKVKQLLKGRKARSTEYVMKNPQKKEVHLDFIIDVKYFKGKRGKCGCENLGFVVYGLKWSPRKISTVYRRRFAIESSYRMRNIVKPRTSTRNVTFRYFFTLISFLLRNAWLYLQKKHFTKVKTGPITIDEDKFRFARFVLFIEEWLRRKLRIQLAVQCLR; encoded by the coding sequence ATGGCAGTGAATAATAGTTCAGTACACTCTGCATCAAAACACTATCATGAGATACCTTGTGAGACATCTCTAAGATATCATCTCAAGAAACTGAATCTTGAAGAGCTAATCAAGGTAAATGAGAGTATACTTCTTCAAGCCTTTATCAGTACTCTTAAAGCAGAGAAAAAGTATGAGTTCGCGATCGATTTTACAAACGATCCTTATTATGGAACAACCGATTCATCCAATGAAGATTACGTGATACGTAGCCTGGCCAAGAAATCAACAAACTCTTTTTATTCATATGTATCACTTTCAATCATAAACAAGAATAAGATGTATACTATAGCAGTCCTTCCTGTTGAGAAGAAGAAAACAAAGGTCGATTATCTTACATATTTTATGGATCTTATTGGAAAACTAAATTTCAATATCAAGGTACTTTGTTTAGATCGAGAGTTCTATTCCGTTGATGTGTTTGAGTTCTTACAAAACAGGGATATCCCTCATATCATACCAATAGTAAAAAGGGGAAATAAGGTAAAGCAACTACTGAAGGGAAGAAAAGCAAGGTCTACTGAGTATGTAATGAAGAATCCTCAAAAGAAAGAAGTTCACTTAGACTTTATAATTGATGTAAAGTATTTCAAAGGTAAAAGAGGCAAATGTGGATGTGAGAACCTTGGGTTCGTTGTTTATGGACTAAAATGGTCTCCAAGAAAGATCAGTACGGTCTATAGAAGACGGTTTGCTATTGAGTCATCGTACAGGATGAGAAATATTGTCAAACCAAGAACATCAACAAGAAATGTGACTTTCAGGTACTTCTTTACACTAATATCGTTCCTTCTCAGAAATGCATGGCTCTATCTTCAGAAAAAGCATTTCACAAAAGTAAAAACAGGTCCAATAACCATTGATGAGGATAAATTTAGATTTGCCAGATTTGTTCTGTTTATAGAAGAATGGCTAAGGAGAAAGTTAAGAATTCAGTTAGCAGTGCAATGTTTAAGGTAA